A window from Salvia miltiorrhiza cultivar Shanhuang (shh) chromosome 2, IMPLAD_Smil_shh, whole genome shotgun sequence encodes these proteins:
- the LOC131010535 gene encoding protein RADIALIS-like 3, whose translation MASSSLTSSRSSWTSKQNKQFEEALARYDKDTPERWHNIARAVGGKSADEVRRHYEVLVKDIMQIETDQVPIPNYRALARGYAHEQRLMRNLKLQ comes from the coding sequence ATGGCCTCAAGCTCGTTGACATCTTCACGTAGCTCGTGGACATCGAAGCAAAACAAGCAGTTCGAGGAGGCCCTAGCAAGGTACGACAAGGACACACCGGAGCGTTGGCACAACATAGCCAGAGCAGTTGGTGGGAAATCTGCAGATGAAGTGAGGAGGCATTATGAAGTCCTGGTTAAAGACATTATGCAAATAGAGACTGATCAAGTGCCTATTCCCAACTACAGAGCCCTTGCAAGAGGATATGCCCATGAACAGAG
- the LOC131010536 gene encoding uncharacterized protein LOC131010536 translates to MNWRCFFSKNTVNKISKLNGRAFNQHSSAYRCFAAASISSPPTPHPLGPHHGSSFSNCPKHNKSDNQFCRWIQTWGQVKLDDDSSSHLECESEDDATMNEFLSRFVWLMRKKLTAAYPECDKDTINGMLVIIVENVVSEMEKGGLQQVTGRGASVPPQDFSEDLWRTVWDISNIVLQDMEKEKKKEKMKTFLQSEDVKEMYRFAGEVGIRGDMLRELRFKWARQKMEKSDFYESLERMRKGEAQNDSQEKDQWGEEDVAGKELVADDNLLEGKQTSFSLPKRHGKIKYTIYGLDLSNPKWAKVADKIHESSKVMWPEEPKPISNKCKLVTEKILSLKDKDDPAPLLGEWKDLLQPSRIDWVALLDRLKEQNSHLYFKVAEYLLSEDSFQASDRDYSKLIDALAKENRLEDVERILKNMNDRGILPDVITSIILIKMYCKVGNLSRAKEAFDSCKAHGFQPDVKLYSSMIMAYLKANQPKDGESLMREMETRGIKPPKEMFMALLQLYTKAGRANEAERIFSALQFTGGYSLDLESLTLIVEAFAKAGNPQRAMTYFDQILSLRHKPDDRCTANVIAAYQKRDLLDQAIGLLLRLEEEGFEPGVATYTVLVEWFSKLDLLEEAEQLLDKIAELGETPPFKLHVSLCDMCIKSGAEKKALQALGVLESKLDELESEDFERIIKSLCDGGYVQDAERVHGLMKSRGFVLSERVSVNLLSSKSMGKNKKTLTREK, encoded by the exons ATGAATTGGAGGTGTTTCTTTAGCAAAAACACAGTCAACAAAATCTCGAAACTCAATGGTAGAGCATTCAACCAGCATTCATCTGCTTACAGATGCTTTGCAGCTGCTAGCATCTCCAGCCCCCCTACTCCTCATCCATTAGGACCTCACCATGGCTCATCCTTTTCAAACTGCCCTAAGCACAACAAAAGTGATAATCAGTTTTGTAGATGGATTCAAACTTGGGGGCAAGTTAAGTTAGATGATGACTCATCAAGTCATTTGGAATGTGAGTCAGAAGATGATGCTACAATGAATGAGTTCTTGTCCAGATTTGTTTGGCTGATGCGGAAAAAGCTCACTGCAGCTTATCCCGAGTGTGACAAGGATACAATTAATGGTATGCTAGTGATCATTGTTGAAAATGTTGTATCAGAGATGGAAAAGGGTGGTCTTCAGCAAGTGACCGGCCGCGGTGCTTCTGTGCCCCCACAGGATTTTAGTGAGGATTTGTGGAGAACTGTCTGGGACATTAGCAATATAGTTCTGCAAGACAtggagaaagaaaagaaaaaagagaaaatgaagACATTTCTTCAGTCTGAGGATGTTAAGGAAATGTACAGATTTGCTGGTGAAGTGGGCATTCGAGGAGATATGCTGAGAGAGCTCAGGTTCAAGTGGGCTCGTCAAAAGATGGAGAAAAGTGATTTTTATGAGAGTTTGGAACGTATGCGGAAAGGGGAAGCTCAAAACGACTCCCAAGAAAAAGATCAATGGGGAGAAGAAGATGTTGCTGGGAAAGAGTTGGTGGCAGATGATAATCTGCTTGAAGGAAAACAGACTAGTTTTTCACTTCCTAAAAGACATGGCAAGATCAAGTACACGATCTATGGGCTTGATTTATCAAATCCAAAGTGGGCTAAGGTGGCGGATAAAATTCACGAGAGCAGCAAAGTTATGTGGCCCGAGGAGCCAAAGCCAATATCTAACAAGTGCAAACTTGTTACTGAAAAGATCCTTTCATTGAAAGATAAGGATGATCCTGCTCCACTTCTAGGTGAATGGAAAGATCTTCTCCAACCTAGCAGGATTGATTGGGTTGCTCTTCTTGATAGATTGAAAGAACAGAATTCTCATCTATATTTCAAG GTTGCAGAATATCTGCTTTCTGAAGATTCTTTCCAGGCAAGTGATCGGGACTACTCAAAACTGATTGATGCTCTTGCTAAGGAAAATCGCTTAGAAGATGTCGAGAGAATCCTAAAGAATATGAATGACAGAGGCATTCTACCTGATGTTATCACATCAATAATATTGATCAAAATGTACTGTAAGGTAGGAAATCTTAGTCGAGCAAAAGAAGCATTTGATAGCTGCAAGGCCCATGGATTCCAACCAGATGTGAAGTTGTACAGTTCTATGATCATGGCCTACTTGAAAGCAAATCAACCAAAAGATGGTGAGTCTTTAATGAGAGAAATGGAAACTAGGGGTATAAAGCCTCCAAAGGAGATGTTCATGGCCTTACTTCAATTGTATACCAAAGCTGGCCGTGCTAATGAAGCTGAACGAATTTTCAGCGCCTTGCAATTTACCGGAGGTTACAGTCTGGACCTTGAATCTTTGACATTAATTGTTGAGGCATTTGCAAAAGCTGGTAACCCTCAACGTGCTATGACTTATTTTGATCAGATCCTGAGCCTACGGCACAAGCCAGATGATAGATGCACTGCCAATGTAATTGCTGCCTATCAAAAGAGGGATTTGTTGGACCAAGCAATAGGGCTCCTATTGAGACTTGAGGAGGAAGGGTTTGAGCCCGGGGTAGCTACTTATACAGTTCTGGTTGAATGGTTTAGCAAGTTGGACCTTCTTGAGGAAGCCGAACAATTATTGGATAAGATTGCCGAGCTGGGTGAGACTCCTCCATTTAAGCTCCATGTGAGCCTTTGTGACATGTGCATCAAGTCAGGAGCTGAGAAGAAGGCATTGCAAGCTTTGGGAGTTCTGGAGTCAAAGCTTGATGAGTTGGAGTCAGAGGACTTTGAGAGGATTATAAAGTCACTTTGTGATGGTGGCTATGTGCAAGATGCTGAAAGGGTACATGGGCTAATGAAGTCTCGGGGATTTGTTTTGTCCGAACGTGTGAGCGTGAATTTGTTGTCATCTAAAAGTATGGGAAAGAATAAGAAGACACTAACGAGAGAGAAGTAA